A genomic segment from Glycine soja cultivar W05 chromosome 20, ASM419377v2, whole genome shotgun sequence encodes:
- the LOC114401981 gene encoding glycine-rich cell wall structural protein-like: protein MGKWDTLLVLFVLVTVHATASARDVPKGGGGEEEILGVHASAPHAGVGDKKHFLFGGVGGFAGVGGFVGGAGGIGKFGGVGGIGKFGALGGGIGGGMGKVGGIGGGAGIGGFHGMGGGAGIGGFHGIGGGAGLGGFHGIGGGVGGLGGAGLGGFHGIGGGVGGFGGLGGGVGGLGGVGGLGGAGGGVGGLGGAGGVGGLGGGGNGAMGGGNGGVGGLGGGGGGLGGGSGGLGGPVVPGGVEALGGAGGLGCGVGGAGVFQHCNDP, encoded by the coding sequence tgttagTCACAGTGCATGCAACTGCAAGTGCACGTGATGTGCCAaagggtggtggtggtgaagaAGAAATCCTAGGTGTGCATGCAAGTGCACCACATGCAGGTGTTGGTGACAAGAAGCACTTTTTGTTTGGTGGGGTTGGTGGATTTGCTGGGGTGGGTGGTTTTGTTGGAGGTGCAGGGGGGATAGGGAAGTTTGGTGGAGTTGGTGGCATTGGAAAATTTGGTGCACTTGGTGGTGGGATTGGTGGAGGGATGGGGAAGGTTGGTGGAATTGGAGGTGGTGCAGGGATTGGTGGCTTCCATGGCATGGGTGGTGGTGCAGGAATTGGAGGCTTCCATGGCATTGGTGGTGGTGCAGGACTTGGTGGCTTTCATGGCATTGGTGGTGGTGTAGGTGGATTAGGTGGTGCAGGACTTGGTGGTTTTCATGGCATTGGTGGTGGTGTAGGTGGATTTGGTGGATTAGGAGGTGGTGTAGGTGGATTAGGTGGAGTTGGAGGTTTAGGTGGTGCTGGTGGTGGTGTGGGAGGTTTAGGTGGTGCGGGTGGTGTGGGAGGTTTAGGTGGTGGTGGAAATGGTGCTATGGGAggtggaaatggtggtgttggAGGTttaggtggtggtggtggtggtttggGTGGTGGAAGTGGTGGATTAGGTGGACCTGTTGTGCCAGGTGGTGTGGAGGCTTTAGGTGGAGCTGGTGGTTTGGGATGTGGTGTTGGTGGTGCTGGTGTCTTTCAACATTGTAACGATCCTTGA